tctcctccagacatGCTCAGAACAATAAGATCCTTGTTTCTCGTGTAAATATCTTTGAGCTTCTTTTCCACAGCAGGAGACAGCTCCTTCGTCTTGGGAGAGGCGATTGCATCTCTTATCTGTGCGTGTTCCTGAAATGTCAGAGTAGGGCACTCCTCTGCAGGAAAATCAGAATCGTCGATCTCGGGGAATGAGAGAATGTATTCCCGGTCGGCCTTGGGCTTGAATGTACCTTCAGCCTTGGCGTCGGACACAAATTCGGCGTCGTAGTCCAACAGCAGACCCTCTTTTCTGTGGTAGAGCTGTTCAGGCTTGATCAGGGCTTCCTTCAGAGTCGTTGGAAACTGCAGTGAGCTATCAGAAAAAAGCGAGGTGTTGGTATTGTCTGCCGGAGAAGCAATGTCGCCAGACGATCCTCCGTTTTGGACCGAAGCGCCCTTGGTGCCGGGCCTTTTGTTATTCTTCTTCACCATGATACCGGTGCTGGGTTCGTGAAGCTGACGGAATTGATGGTGAGGTTTTCGTGCATATGCACAACTTAATCAATGTATGAAAAGGTCATTCCATGGGTTTACAACTAAACTGTGACACGGACTACAAGAGGGCGATTCAAAACTCGTCTGCCATTGTTTATAACGACCGTTAATCACTCGACAAAGTCTTACGTTGCCACCTGAGAGCTTCACGTCACGGCCACAAACCGCCTACCATGCCTCCAGCCAACTGGCCCAGCAACATCGTcttcatcaaggagaacatTTACTCGAACCAACTTACCTCCGAAGAGCTAGCAAACATAGGTCTGACACCCGCCAAGGCAAAAACTCGCCCAACGCCAAATGGATCTCCAACCAACAAGCTGATTAAGATCAAAAAGATCTCCGATCCCAAGCACCCTGCTAATGGGCAGTTCGGTCTGTTTGCAAACCAGAAGTTGCCTGCAAAGTCGCATGTAATCGACTACGTTGGCTATGTACATCCAGACAGAGAAAGTGATCCCTCATCGGACTACGACATCAGTCTTGACTCTGCCCTTGGCATCGGCATTGACGCCCAGAGATGGGGGTGTGAAGCTCGTATGATCAACGACTACAGAGGGATCAATGCTACCAATAACGTCATATTTGACAATCGCATGGTAGGAAAAGAGCTGCGAATtgctgtgtttgtgggccCAAAGGATGTCAACAAGGGAGAGGAGCTATGCATCAACTACGGAAAGGGGTTCTGGAAGGGACGAGCAGGATGACAGAATATATTTATATCGGCGCATATCTACAGTGCAGTACTTGTGGTATCATTGGGTAGCTACACACAAATACAAAGGCATTGTATAGCTACATAGGTcaactactgtacgttACAAGCAATACATGGTATTCGCAAGGCTGATATGTAGTGAACACAGTTCGATTGTAGTATATGCCTCTCAGAGTAGGGACTCCAGTAGACTTCACCTTGACGAAGGACTCCATTCATTCGCAGCATAGGTCATACTATCGAACACGTCCAGAGAGACCACTACCTTCATACCCTTATTCCTTaagatactgtacatacagtataGCTCAGATTAGAGCAGTCCCCAGTAACTACGATCGCAAAATGCTTTTCAAATGGATATTCTTAAATAACCAGCCATGCCCGACTGGGCCCTCAGGGTCTCGCCCGTTCTTGGGTCACCCTGTGTCCCTAGCTCTTCTTGAGCGTTAATTATCCTTCTCAGTAATACCAGTTTTACCATCCTTCCATCCCTCATCCATCGTAGTACATCCTCGTCGACAATCTTGTACTGCAAGAAACCCTTCCATCTCTCTACTTGGGTGGGTTCATGCCCTGCATCATTTTAAACATGTCAGGCATGCCCTCGCCACCAGGCATGGGCATCTGACCTCCACCAGGCATACCAGGCATACCCATCATAGACATGCCCATCATGGCCATCATATTCTGGGGGTTGTATTCGCCTCGGATCTGGTTCTGTTTGTCACAGTAGGCCATCCAGGTGAACTCATCGAAGCCGTAGTTGAAGTAATCAGTGATATCGGCACCAGGCATCCGCCATGGCTTGTCCTCGAAGTCCTCTAGGTTGTGCTCAGTGATAGGCTTTCCATCCAGCATACCGACCTTTTCGATGTCGATTCCAGGCATCTTGGCCGCAGGTTGGGGCCGCTCTTCGGACGCGCTCTCTTCTTTGGGGGTATCAGAAGCCTCAGGTGCcgcagaagaagctgccGGGGCCTCCTTCTTAGCAGCAGCGGATGCCGTAGAAGCGAGCTTGCTGGGCGCGCCGGTGTCGATGACAATATCAATGTCAGAGTCGTCGGATTCGTATTCAGAATCGGAATCATCTTCCGGTTCTTGTTGCTTCGTGGTCTGCGAGTGTGGttcctcatcatcctcaGCTCCCTCGGGCTCAACTCGGGCCCGCTTTACCGCAGGCTCCTCGGTGCCGTAGAGaaagtcgtcgtcgtcatccaTCTTTGATGTCAGATGGGGGGATGGTGATGTTGCCGTGGTGGGTGTCGTTTGGCGTAGTGCTTTGCAGAAACCTTTCTTTAGGTTTGATGGTGGCCCAATACGAGGAGAGAATGTGGCGAAATGGGGAGTTTTGAGGGTATATGTATGAGAAATTTGAGATTTCTGAACCAAATAAATTTACAGTCATATTATCTCTTTAAAAAAGCATCTCTAGACTGCTAAAGACGTATTAGCGTCCCTCAAACATGGCTGACTAACACAACTCTATTTGGCCACACCAAACACTGCTGATGTATGGCGGCGGTGGTGATATGACTGCTTCATTGCTGCTGGTTAAACaacatacaagtatgtactcgtacttacAAATAACGTGAAGAAGTCACCTGTGCTAGCCCATCAAAACAGAAATGTTTTACAATAGTTTGGAGAATAtcggtacaagtatttcGAACAGACGCTTTAGTAAGACATTGGATACTCCTATAAGGAACTCATGTCGTTTCTCGTTCTACTTCGGTGCGAAAACTTTCAGAAGGACACTGCAGAGGAAGACATTCATACCTGTACCTTCATGAAATCATCCcccctacagtacaaaGAATCGAGCCCCTTTCTACTGTAGTTCAGAAGCAATAGGGTTATGAAGGACCTTAACGAAGAGCTAAATACCACCACAATACCACACTCCAttcaccacaaccacctgCATCAGGACGGCATTAGGTTCAGCCATCTCAAATTTCACaccccaccaccatcatcatgtCTGGAATCGTCCCCGAAATTCCAGGCGAACAAGCGCCCCCAGATGCTGCTCACCAGCTCAAGGTGGATGTTGCGCGCCTCTTGCAAAAACCCAAGCTCAACTTTCCTGGTGCTCAGCCCGTCTCATTCGCCAGAAAACACATTGAAGAGGAGCTCTTCAAGCGAGATTATTATGTGTGCGAGAAGAGTGACGGTCTTCGATGTCTCATGTACGTGACATGGGAAAATAACCCCGACACTGGCCCCCAGCAGGTCACGTATCTGATCACACGAAACAACgagttcttcttcattCCCATGGTCCACTTCCCTTCGAATGATGGTAAGCCATTGCAAGACACAATTGTCGACGGAGAGCTCGTGCTCACAAAGGCCGAACCCCGATCCCTGCATTTCCTCATGTTTGACTGTCTTGCCTGCAACAAGATTCTGCTTACAGGCCGACCTTTGGACAAGAGATTGGGGTACCTCAATGCTGCCATCTCGCATCCTCTGAAAGAGTACCTGCACAAGAACCCCGAAGTTGCCCGCGACTTTCCCTTCAGTGTGCGCGTCAAGGATATGCAGTTTGCTTACAATGTGATGAACGTCTTTGCCAGCTTCCCGCACCTTCCGCACATCACAGATGGTCTCATCTTCACCTGTAGGGACCACCCTTACGTCTCTGGAACAGACGAGCGAATTCTCAAGTGGAAAAAACAAGACGAAAACTCGGTAGACTTTCTGATGACCATGAAGTTTCCTATTTTCGAGGACACAAATGGTGAGAGTTGGACAGACTACGACGCAAAACCCGAAATCACACTCCTGGTGTGGACAGGACGGGACGGAAGCCGACCTTACGGCGAGCTGTATCTCACTGACGAGGAATGGGATAACTTGAaggcgctggaggagcctcTGGAAGAGCGGGTCGTGGAATGTATTAAGGATGATAAGAAGCGATGGAGATATCTTAGATTCCGGGATGACAAGACGAATGCCAACTACATCACAACTGTCGAGAAGGTCATTGACTCTATTGATGATCCCGTCTCAGAGAAGAATCTGTTAGATGCCGCTCCCAAAATTAAGGAGCTGTGGAAGGAACGAAATCGACGCCCACGCGACGAAGATAGAAAGCGAGTAGGAGGGGACGACCATGATCACGGTGCCAAAAGAGCTCGACAGTAAAGCCTCAACCCAGATCAAGTAAATTATATATTGTAATATTAGCACACATACTTCAAAACCATATGGGAAAGGACCACAAGTAgacactacagtatgtacatacatacagtacacgACAAAAAGTTATGGAGAGTGATGggaataaataaaaaagcaAGCAAAAAAGGTTTCTCCGATAcggggaatcgaaccccggTCTCCACGGTTCTCAAGATGA
This genomic interval from Yarrowia lipolytica chromosome 1E, complete sequence contains the following:
- a CDS encoding uncharacterized protein (Compare to YALI0E02860g, no similarity) gives rise to the protein MPPANWPSNIVFIKENIYSNQLTSEELANIGLTPAKAKTRPTPNGSPTNKLIKIKKISDPKHPANGQFGLFANQKLPAKSHVIDYVGYVHPDRESDPSSDYDISLDSALGIGIDAQRWGCEARMINDYRGINATNNVIFDNRMVGKELRIAVFVGPKDVNKGEELCINYGKGFWKGRAG
- a CDS encoding uncharacterized protein (Compare to YALI0E02904g, similar to Saccharomyces cerevisiae CEG1 (YGL130W); ancestral locus Anc_6.228, similar to uniprot|Q01159 Saccharomyces cerevisiae YGL130w CEG1 mRNA guanylyltransferase (mRNA capping enzyme alpha subunit)), which produces MSGIVPEIPGEQAPPDAAHQLKVDVARLLQKPKLNFPGAQPVSFARKHIEEELFKRDYYVCEKSDGLRCLMYVTWENNPDTGPQQVTYLITRNNEFFFIPMVHFPSNDGKPLQDTIVDGELVLTKAEPRSLHFLMFDCLACNKILLTGRPLDKRLGYLNAAISHPLKEYLHKNPEVARDFPFSVRVKDMQFAYNVMNVFASFPHLPHITDGLIFTCRDHPYVSGTDERILKWKKQDENSVDFLMTMKFPIFEDTNGESWTDYDAKPEITLLVWTGRDGSRPYGELYLTDEEWDNLKALEEPLEERVVECIKDDKKRWRYLRFRDDKTNANYITTVEKVIDSIDDPVSEKNLLDAAPKIKELWKERNRRPRDEDRKRVGGDDHDHGAKRARQ
- a CDS encoding uncharacterized protein (Compare to YALI0E02882g, similar to Saccharomyces cerevisiae FIP1 (YJR093C); ancestral locus Anc_7.464, similar to DEHA0G25817g Debaryomyces hansenii and uniprot|P45976 Saccharomyces cerevisiae YJR093c FIP1 component of pre-mRNA polyadenylation factor PF I possible transmembrane segment), which encodes MDDDDDFLYGTEEPAVKRARVEPEGAEDDEEPHSQTTKQQEPEDDSDSEYESDDSDIDIVIDTGAPSKLASTASAAAKKEAPAASSAAPEASDTPKEESASEERPQPAAKMPGIDIEKVGMLDGKPITEHNLEDFEDKPWRMPGADITDYFNYGFDEFTWMAYCDKQNQIRGEYNPQNMMAMMGMSMMGMPGMPGGGQMPMPGGEGMPDMFKMMQGMNPPK